The Polaribacter sp. Q13 sequence ATGGCGGGTGTTGCCGTAAATCAAATTATTGGAAATGTAGAAGAATTAATGCCTGCAGAAATTGACATGTCTACCAAATTAAAATTAATTGGTGTAGATGTAGCAAGTTTTGGAGAACCTTTTATGCCGGCATCTAAAGGACATTCGGTTATTTTTGAAAACAAAACACAGCATTTATATAAAAGAATTAACGTTAGTTTAGATGGAAAGTCTTTATTAGGAGGAATCTTAGTAGGAGACGCATCAGACTATAATATGTTGCATCAAGTGTATTTAAACGGAATGCCAATTCCAGAAGATGCAGCACAATTAATATTACCAGCAACAGAAGGCGGCGCTTTTGGTAGTGCCTTAGATTTACCAGACGAAGCTCAAATTTGTTCTTGTGAGAATGTAACGAAAGGTCAGATTTGTGGCGCCATAAAAGACGGTTCTTGTGAGGATTTAGCCGGAGTTATATCATCTACAAAAGCAAGTACAAGTTGTGGTGGTTGTAAACCAATGGTTACAGATTTGGTAAACGAAATGTTGAAATCACTTGGTAAAACGGTTAAAAATGTTATTTGTGAACATTTTGAATATAGCAGACAAGAGTTATACGGAATTATAAAAGCTAAAAAACTGACTTCTTTTAACGAGGTCTTAGATGCTTGTGGAACCGGACATGGTTGTGAAACGTGTAAGCCATTAGTTTCTTCAATTTTTGCAAGTTTATATAATGACACTCCAAATAAAGAAGATGTTACCCAAGATACTAATGATAAATTTTTAGCCAACATTCAGCGAAACGGAACCTACTCTGTAGTTCCAAGAATTGCAGGTGGAGAGGTTACTCCAGAAGATTTAATTGTTTTGGGGCAAATTGGTTCTAAATATAATTTATACACCAAAATTACTGGTGGAGCGCGTATTGATTTCTTTGGAGCTGAATTAAATGATTTACCAGCAATTTGGAAAGAGTTAATTGCTGCTGGTTTTGAAAGTGGACATGCATATGGAAAATCTTTAAGAACTGTAAAAAGTTGTGTAGGTTCTACATGGTGTCGTTATGGTTTAGATGAAAGTATCACGTTTGCAATCGAATTAGAAAATAGATATAAAGGGTTGCGTTCTCCGCATAAAATTAAAGGTGGAGTTTCTGGTTGTATCCGTGAATGTGCAGAAGCAAGAGGTAAAGATTTTGGAATTATTGCTGTAGAAGGTGGTTGGAATCTTTATGTTGGTGGAAACGGTGGAGCAACACCAAGACATGCGCAATTATTAGCAGAAAAAATAGACAACGAAACAGTTATAAAATATTTAGATAGATATTTAATTTATTACATACAAACGGCTGCTCCGTTAATGAGAACTGCTGCTTGGTTAGATAAATTAGAAGGTGGAATTGAGCAATTGAAAAAAGTGGTTATTGAAGACAGTTTAAATATTGTTGATGATTTAGAAAAAGAAATGCAATTCTTAGTAGATGCTTACGAATGTGAGTGGAAACAAGCAATTGAAAACGAAGAAACAGAAAAACGTTTCCAACATTTTGTTAATTCAGAAGATAGAGATGACAACTTAGTATTTGTTCCGTTACGTGATCAGAAAATGCCAGAACTCTGGAAAAATTAAAGATAAACTAAGTAATAACAACATCTCGATACAATTTTGCAAAAAAGCAAAATCACTCGATGTGACAACACAAAATTAGAACTATTAAAACGTACTGTCAGTTCGAGTGAAATTTCTTTTTCAGAAATTTTGTATCGAGAACATATCAACAAAAACAACAATTATGGATACATTACTTTCAAAATACAAAACAGTAAAAGAAGCAGATGTAAAAGTTTGGTTTAAAGCAGCTCCTATTAGTGAATTTCCAAAAGATGGCGGAGCATGTGTAAAGTATAAAGATTTACAAATTGCAGTTTTCAATTTTTCGAGATTAGATAAATGGTATGCTTGCCAAAATTTATCACCAGAAAAACAAGAAAACGTATTGTCTAGAGGTATGTTGGGCGATCATAAAGGGATTCCTAAAATTGCATGTCCGTTGCATAAAAAAACATTTTCATTAGAAACGGGCGAAAATTTAAATGCAGATTTAGCACCTATTGCGGTCTACCCAATTAAGATTGAAGCAGAAAATGTGTATATTGGCTTCTCAGAATAAACACACAAGATGAAGCCAACAAGATTTGAAACTGCCATTGCATTAATAGATAAAAAAAACGCTGAAGATCCAAACACCTATCAAGTTTCTGGATTAGAGTATCCTAAAGAGTTATTGTACTCGCAAAGGATGACGAGAAAGTTGCTTCAGTTTGATCCAAATGCATCAAAGGCACTTCAAATTTCTGTAAGAGGTCATCATATTTGTCGTTGGAAAATTGGTAGAAAAGAATATCCTATGGATAGAGTTGGGTATTTAAAATGGCGTGAAGAACTAAAAAAGATGCACGCAAGTACTACTGGAGAAATTTTGGAAAAAGTTGGTTTTGATAAACAATTTGTAGACAGAGTAGAAAAAATTATCTTAAAAAAACTCATAAAGAAAAACGAAGAATCTCAAACTTTAGAAGATGTTATTTGTCTGGTTTTTCTAGATTATTATTTTGATGAATTTGCAGCAAAACATACCGACGAAAAAATTATTGATATTTTAAAGAAAACGTGGGTAAAAATGTCTGACAATGGACATGCAGCTGCCTTAAAAATTCCATTTTCAGAAAAAAGCTTGGCTTTGGTAAAACAAGCTATCTCATAAACAAAATGTAATTTAAAATGACTAAAAACGGCAATTCATTAGACCAAAGAACGTTTGATAAATTAAGCCGTTTATATATTATTGCATTAAGTACCATTGCACTTTCGGTTATTATAAGTCAGATTTTTGTTCGTAATCATTTAGAGACTCAAAAAAGTGATTCTACCGTAATTAATGTTGCTGGTAGACAAAGAATGCTGAGTCAGAAATTAACTAAAGAAATTGTTTCCCTTTCTGATTATTCTGATAAAAAAAATAGACTTCGACTTAAAAATAATATCATTGAAACTCTTGATTTGTGGCAGTTATCTCATTATTCGCTTCAAAAGGGAAATGACAGTTTAGGGCTTCCTGAACAGAATAGCGATAAAATTAAAAGTAAATTTAAAGCGATTAATCCTGTTTTTGAGACTATTCAGAAAGCATCAAAATCTATTTTAAAAAAGTTAGAAAACCCTACTATTTCTATTGATGAATTATCATCAGAAATTGAAAAAGTAACCCATAATGAAGGTTCTTTTTTATTGATGATGGATGAAATTGTAAATCAGTATAATGTAGAGGCTGATAAAAAAATAGATTGGTTAAAAAAATTAGAATTTCTTTTAATGTCTTTTACATTAATAATTCTTTTAGGCGAATTTTTATTCATCTTTTGGCCAACAGCAAAATCGGTAAAAGCAACACTCTCAGAATTATTATCAGCAGAAAAAAGAGCTAAAAAAATGGCTTTTGATGCCGATGAGTTAAGTCTTTCTAAAGAAAAATCAATAAAAGAATTACGTGCTCTAAGTCATGCAATGGATGAAACGTTGTTGTTTGCAAGAATTTCTCCAAGTGGAAGTTTAATTCATATGGGAAATAAGTTTTCTCGTTTGTTTAAATTATCAAAAACGAATCAAGAAACATTGATTTGGAAGGTTTTATCTGATAATGAAAACGAACAATTATTAATTGAAAATTTGATTAATAAATATAAAAAAACAGGTTGGCAAGGAGAAGTAAAAGCAACCATAAAAGGAGCTGTAGCTGTTTGGTTAGAAATGTCTTTAGTGCCTTATAGACCAACAGAAGATAGATCTGAATTGTTAATTATTGCCTCCGAAATTACAGATAGAAAAGCAGCTCAAATTGAAGTTGAAAGACTTACAGAAGAAAGTTTTGAAGAGAAAATGAGTCAGCAAAAAATAATCTCTAGTAAGATTATTGAAAATCAAGAAAAAGAGCAAAATAGAATTGCTAAAGATGTGCATGACGGAATTGGACAAATGCTTACTGGGTTGAAGTACAATCTAGAAAGTATCAATATGAATGATATTGAGAAAACGACTTTAAAAATTGAACACCTAAAAGAGTTAACTACTAATATTATAAAAGGTGTTAGAACCGCTACTTTTAATTTAACGCCACCAGAATTATCAGATCACGGAATTGTGCCAGCAATTACCAAGTTAACGCATGAGTTAGGAAGGTTAACAGGAAAAGAAATTATATTTTTTAATAAAACAGATTTTAATGAGCGTTTAGATTCCTTAATAGAAATTAATATTTATAGAATTGTACAAGAAGCCATTAATAATGCTATTAAATATGCAGATTCTTCACATATTTTAGTGTCTCTTTCTCATAGCCAAAATATTTTAAGTATTAATATTGATGATGATGGAAAAGGTTTTGAACCTTCTAAAGTAAAGAAAGTTAAAAATGGAGATGGTGGCATGGGCATGACTTTTATGAAGGAGCGTATTAAATATATTGAAGGTCGTTTATTCTTAAATTCTGAATTAGGAAAAGGAACTAGAGTTACGCTGAATATTCCTATTTAGAAGAAAAACACAAATTACAAAACACCTGTCACTTCGAAGTATTGAGAAGTCTCATAACAGTAATACCACAACAACACAAACCAAGCCTTATGTGATTTCTCCTATCGTCCTTTAGATTAGCAAAGTATAATTATTGAGTTTAATTCTTATATTTAAGTCCAATATAGAACTCATGTTTTATAATAAAAAAGAATGGAGTGAACTTTCCTTAAGTCTAGATTTATCAGATCTATATTTCGTATTAGTCTCCATTCTTTTATTTCCGATTACAAAGGACCAAATAGAATTTCAGTTTCGACCTTTTAAAGGTTTTAGTCAACGTAATCATTTTTTACTAACACAAAACAAAATTATGAAAATTAAACAAACTATTGGTATCGACATTAGTAAATTAACCTTTGATGTTCGTATTCACAGTAATCAGTGTTATCAAGCATTTGAGAATAACTTAAAAGGTTTTAAAGCACTTATAAAATGGGTAGAAAAAAACAACTCTATTTCTAAGGAACACACTTTATTTGTTTTGGAACACACAGGTATTTATTCTGAAGAAATCGCATCATTTTTTGATGTAAATAACTTTTATTTCGCATTAATTCCAGGTTTAGAAATAAAGAAATCTCTAGGAATATCAAGAGGAAAAGATGACAAAGTAGATGCTACAAAAATAGCATTATATGGGTATCGATTAAGAGATGAAATTAAACCATATAAACTTCCATCAAAAAACATTCATCAATTAAAACGCCTTTTAACATTAAGAGAAAGGCTAGTGAAACAAAACGCTGGTTATAAAGCAACACTTAAAGAACAGAAAAGAGTTTATACTAGAAAAGAGAATCAACTTCTTTTAGAAACTCAAGAGAAAATGATAAAATATTTTACAAAGCAAATTAAAAGTGTTGAAGCCGAAATGAACAAAATAATTAAGGCTAGTGAGCAACTTAAAAAACAATACAAACTAATTGTGAGTATTAAAGGAATTGGTAATCAAACAGCTTTATTTATGATTGTTACAACCAACGGATTTACAAAGTTTGCTTCTTGGAGAAAGTTTGCTTCATATTGTGGGATTGCTCCTTTTCCTAACACCTCTGGAACGAGTATAAGAGGTAGAACCAAAGTGAGTAATCTTGCTAATAAAAAACTCAAAAGTCTTTTTGATATGTGTGCTAAATCAGCAATACAACACAATCCAGAAATGAAGCTATTTTATAATCGAAGAGTCGAACAAGGAAAGAATAAAATGAGTACAATTAACATCATTAGAAATAAATTATTATCACGAATTTTTGCAGCTATAAAAAGACAAACTCCTTATGTAAATGTTTTAAAATATGCTGCTTAAAAATTAGTGAAATATATTTGGTAGAGTCATAGAATACGAAATGACAAACTGGATGTAGAAAGCACCACTCAATTTGTCACTTCGAAGTATTGAGAAGTCTCATAACAGTGATACCACAACAACACAAACCAAGCCTTATGTGATTTCTCCTATCGTCGAAATGACAAACTGGGTGTAGAAAGTACCACTCAACTTGTCACTTCGAAGTATTGAGAAGTCTCATAACAGTGATAACAAAAACATGAGCAACTTTATGTGATTTCTCCTATCGTCGAAATGACAAACTGGATGTAGAAATAACCACTCAATTTGTCACTTCGAAGTATTGAGAAGTCCCATAATAGTGATAACACAAAACTCCACGCCAGATAAATACGTAGTTTTACTTAAAAACCTTATTTTTGTAAGTATAAAATAGTTACAAGTATGATAAATGTAGTTTTAGCAGACGACCATGTTTTGGTACGAGACGGAATAAAAGCACTTTTAGAAGATCAAACAGGAATTACTGTGATTGATGAAGCTTCTAATGGAAAAGAAGCGCTAGAAGTTATTGCTAAAAACAAACCACACGTTCTTATTGTAGATATTCGTATGCCGGAAATGAACGGAATTGAAGTAGTTGCAGAAATTACTAAAAACAAGATTGATGTGAAAACATTGGTGCTTTCTATGCACGATTCTGAAGAATACGTAGTAAAATCGATTCAAGCAGGAGCAGATGGCTATTTATTAAAAGGGGCGAGTAAAGAAGAATTTTTAAAGGCAGTAAATAATGTAGCTGCAGGAGATAAGTATTTTACCGGTGATGTTTCTACAATTATCATGAACAACTTTGTAAACGGAA is a genomic window containing:
- the nirB gene encoding nitrite reductase large subunit NirB yields the protein MKTVIVVGNGMVGYKFCEKFAATPESKDFKVIVFGEEPRPAYDRVHLSEFFENQDAKALEMAPAEWYKEKNIDLIVDERVSEINRKSKVITTANDREFSYDYLVLATGSSAFVPPIKGVEKEGVFVYRTIEDLEGMLAYAAKLKEKNPNARAAVLGGGLLGLEAGKAVMDMGLEPHIVEFASKLMPRQLDSRSSNVLQLKLESIGLNIHLNKATNQILGDKAITGMEFGEDDVLDVEMLVVSAGIRPRDELGKVSGLEMGVRGGIVVDNKMQTSDPSIFAIGEVALYNQMIFGLVAPGYDMAGVAVNQIIGNVEELMPAEIDMSTKLKLIGVDVASFGEPFMPASKGHSVIFENKTQHLYKRINVSLDGKSLLGGILVGDASDYNMLHQVYLNGMPIPEDAAQLILPATEGGAFGSALDLPDEAQICSCENVTKGQICGAIKDGSCEDLAGVISSTKASTSCGGCKPMVTDLVNEMLKSLGKTVKNVICEHFEYSRQELYGIIKAKKLTSFNEVLDACGTGHGCETCKPLVSSIFASLYNDTPNKEDVTQDTNDKFLANIQRNGTYSVVPRIAGGEVTPEDLIVLGQIGSKYNLYTKITGGARIDFFGAELNDLPAIWKELIAAGFESGHAYGKSLRTVKSCVGSTWCRYGLDESITFAIELENRYKGLRSPHKIKGGVSGCIRECAEARGKDFGIIAVEGGWNLYVGGNGGATPRHAQLLAEKIDNETVIKYLDRYLIYYIQTAAPLMRTAAWLDKLEGGIEQLKKVVIEDSLNIVDDLEKEMQFLVDAYECEWKQAIENEETEKRFQHFVNSEDRDDNLVFVPLRDQKMPELWKN
- the nirD gene encoding nitrite reductase small subunit NirD, producing the protein MDTLLSKYKTVKEADVKVWFKAAPISEFPKDGGACVKYKDLQIAVFNFSRLDKWYACQNLSPEKQENVLSRGMLGDHKGIPKIACPLHKKTFSLETGENLNADLAPIAVYPIKIEAENVYIGFSE
- a CDS encoding DUF4202 domain-containing protein, with product MKPTRFETAIALIDKKNAEDPNTYQVSGLEYPKELLYSQRMTRKLLQFDPNASKALQISVRGHHICRWKIGRKEYPMDRVGYLKWREELKKMHASTTGEILEKVGFDKQFVDRVEKIILKKLIKKNEESQTLEDVICLVFLDYYFDEFAAKHTDEKIIDILKKTWVKMSDNGHAAALKIPFSEKSLALVKQAIS
- a CDS encoding ATP-binding protein encodes the protein MTKNGNSLDQRTFDKLSRLYIIALSTIALSVIISQIFVRNHLETQKSDSTVINVAGRQRMLSQKLTKEIVSLSDYSDKKNRLRLKNNIIETLDLWQLSHYSLQKGNDSLGLPEQNSDKIKSKFKAINPVFETIQKASKSILKKLENPTISIDELSSEIEKVTHNEGSFLLMMDEIVNQYNVEADKKIDWLKKLEFLLMSFTLIILLGEFLFIFWPTAKSVKATLSELLSAEKRAKKMAFDADELSLSKEKSIKELRALSHAMDETLLFARISPSGSLIHMGNKFSRLFKLSKTNQETLIWKVLSDNENEQLLIENLINKYKKTGWQGEVKATIKGAVAVWLEMSLVPYRPTEDRSELLIIASEITDRKAAQIEVERLTEESFEEKMSQQKIISSKIIENQEKEQNRIAKDVHDGIGQMLTGLKYNLESINMNDIEKTTLKIEHLKELTTNIIKGVRTATFNLTPPELSDHGIVPAITKLTHELGRLTGKEIIFFNKTDFNERLDSLIEINIYRIVQEAINNAIKYADSSHILVSLSHSQNILSINIDDDGKGFEPSKVKKVKNGDGGMGMTFMKERIKYIEGRLFLNSELGKGTRVTLNIPI
- a CDS encoding IS110 family transposase, with the translated sequence MKIKQTIGIDISKLTFDVRIHSNQCYQAFENNLKGFKALIKWVEKNNSISKEHTLFVLEHTGIYSEEIASFFDVNNFYFALIPGLEIKKSLGISRGKDDKVDATKIALYGYRLRDEIKPYKLPSKNIHQLKRLLTLRERLVKQNAGYKATLKEQKRVYTRKENQLLLETQEKMIKYFTKQIKSVEAEMNKIIKASEQLKKQYKLIVSIKGIGNQTALFMIVTTNGFTKFASWRKFASYCGIAPFPNTSGTSIRGRTKVSNLANKKLKSLFDMCAKSAIQHNPEMKLFYNRRVEQGKNKMSTINIIRNKLLSRIFAAIKRQTPYVNVLKYAA
- a CDS encoding response regulator transcription factor, coding for MINVVLADDHVLVRDGIKALLEDQTGITVIDEASNGKEALEVIAKNKPHVLIVDIRMPEMNGIEVVAEITKNKIDVKTLVLSMHDSEEYVVKSIQAGADGYLLKGASKEEFLKAVNNVAAGDKYFTGDVSTIIMNNFVNGNTARKEEQKTAIKELPFKLTKRERQILTLVLELKNNKDIADELSISKRTAEVHRFNLMKKLEAKNLQELTNKAKEYQLI